In Triticum aestivum cultivar Chinese Spring chromosome 5B, IWGSC CS RefSeq v2.1, whole genome shotgun sequence, the following proteins share a genomic window:
- the LOC123117650 gene encoding LOW QUALITY PROTEIN: uncharacterized protein (The sequence of the model RefSeq protein was modified relative to this genomic sequence to represent the inferred CDS: deleted 2 bases in 1 codon; substituted 1 base at 1 genomic stop codon), which translates to MLSRSPALPLLTATEDSDPPAFYFQPNCDLSTSSSGILSNKKLGTRLSVQPNIQDGKMQNANRIHRKXWALLSSDPAQAATVVDAGDRKTWEECKKILTSLKLSSEDAKKMLKKALGWIHWPYWTEERKKEVPSTEVVNGVLDYIRALGLSDDDLYKLFKKFPEALRCDLESKVKLNVGKLDSDGGINGKTLQSVLLRNPKVLGYNVDCRGDCAAQCTGFLVRF; encoded by the exons ATGTTGTCCAGGTCGCCGGCGCTGCCCCTCCTGACGGCCACTGAGGATTCTGATCCGCCGGCCTTCTACTTTCAACCCAA TTGTGATCTCTCGACTTCTTCAAGTGGGATTCTTTCTAACAAGAAACTTGGAACAAGATTAAGTGTCCAGCCAAACATTCAGGACGGTAAAATGCAGAACGCAAATAGGATTCACAGAAAATGATGG GCCCTGCTGTCATCTGACCCAGCTCAGGCCGCCACTGTTGTGGATGCCGGTGACCGCAAAACATGGGAAGAGTGCAAGAAGATACTCACTTCACTGAAATTATCCAGTGAAGACGCCAAGAAGATGCTGAAGAAGGCGTTGGGATGGATCCATTGGCCGTACTGGACCGAGGAGAGAAAGAAGGAGGTTCCGAGTACCGAGGTGGTAAATGGAGTGCTGGACTACATCAGGGCCCTCGGACTATCTGACGACGATCTTTACAAGCTGTTCAAGAAATTCCCAGAGGCTCTTCGATGCGATCTTGAGAGCAAGGTGAAGCTGAATGTCGGCAAGCTGGACAGCGACGGGGGGATAAACGGGAAGACTCTCCAGAGTGTTCTTTTACGGAATCCAAAGGTTTTGGGATACAATGTGGATTGTAGAGGGGATTGTGCGGCGCAGTGCACCGGCTTCTTGGTTAGGTTTTAG